TAATTTCTGCATTTGCAGAGTTAAAAACTGAATCATTTTCGTTGCTATCTATTGTGTTAATCGCAGGAAGCAATACTTTATCAATAAATTTGTAGTCACAACTTAAGCCTAAAACTTTTTTATCTTCAATACCGTTTTTCATTGTGTACTTATGCAAAAGTGGGCCGAAATTGCTTTCAGTAGTTAGCCCATATTTTGCATTTTTTTCAAAAATTGGTGTACCAGTAAAGCCAAAAACAACTGCATTTGGATTATTTTCAATGATGTCTTTATACATTTCACCATTTGTTGATCTGTGTGCTTCATCAAAAATAAACACAACTCTTTTTTTAGCTATTTCTTCTAGCTGCTTAGCATACGAATCTTTATCAATGTTAGACTGTTTTTGAATAGTCGTAATAACCAATTTTTGTTTCATTGATTCAGTAGCAGTTGATAATTTTTTTTTACTAAATCATATGTACCATCAGCTTCAGAAACTTCAATTTTTCCTGAAGAATTAAAGTTCTTAAAAGCATTTTTTGTTTGAGTTCCTAATTCGATTCTATCAACAACAAAAACTACAATATCAGCTTGATTTCATTCTAATAATAATGTTGCTAATTTAAAACTAGTTAATGTTTTCCCTGAACCGGTTGTGTGTCAAACATAGCCACCTTTTAAGCTTCTTTTGCTTCCAGTGTCTTTACAAACTTTATTGGTAAAAAATTTCTCTTGTATTTTTTCTACAGCATGAATTTGATAGCTTCTTAAAACCTTTAAAGTATTGTCAGCAGCATCTGCAATTGTAAAATCAGCTATCATTCTGTGTGCTCTAGGGATTCTAAAAACCTTATCAATGATTTCTTTTCAATCATTAATTAACTTATTATTTTCATCAGTTCATTTCAAAAATTTTTCTGTAACAATTTGCTCAGAATCATTTGCTCTAGGCATATACATTATTTCATTAGGCTTCATTGCAGCAGTAATTTGTATTAGCTTAAAAATGCCTCTTTTATAAAGACCTAACTTAGTGTAATTCTTAATTTGTGTAATGGCTCTAATTAGCTCTTCACCCCTGTTTTTAAGCTCAATATGAATTAATGGCATACCATTAATGAGCAACATTACATCGCCTCTTCTTTGTTTTGAATCTTCTAATACATCAGTTCTAACTTGCCTTGCAATCTGATAAATGCTTTCACCTGCATTTATGTCTCTTCTTTTAAAAATTTTAAGCTGAACTTCTTTATTAAACATTACTAAATCTAATTTATTAGTTCTAATAATGCCAATATATTCACCATTTATAAGTGTGTTTATGTCAACAGGATTTTGGCAATTTTGCACTTTTTGAATAATCTGTTGCATCTCTTCATCAGATAATTCAATGCCATTAAGAACGTCTTTGTTGTTCTCAAATAATATGTTTTTCCAGTTTTCAATTAAGTCATCTTCAGTTACATTATCCAATATTACATTGTACTTTTTAGAACTGCTAAATTTATCAGGGAATCCTTTTCAGCCACACTCTTGCAAACATTGAACAACTGCATCTTCAAAATCTTTTTCACTATTAAATTGCATACTTCTCCTATACAAACATTTTCTCTAGCAATGTGTTTTTGATATTTTTAAGACTGTTAAGCTTACGCTGATGAAGGGTGATTAGGGAGTCAAGGATAGAAAACAGGGATGATATTTTGGATTGTTCATTGCCTTCAGGAATGTTGTAAATATTATGTCCATAATCTCTAAAATATATATGCGGAATTATTGAACCATTTCTTTCTTTTGAAAGATCATTATATGATGTCAACAAATGGTAGATGAAGTCTATTTTATAAGGTTCTCTGGCAATTAAAGCACCCATTGTGCTCAATATTATAATGTTTTTGGGCAATAGCCTGATTCGTCCTGCATCGCCATCTTTAACAATTGATATGTAGCTAACTTCTATTGGTCTTTTGTTGGTTTTCCCCACTGCTTTATTTGGATCATATACATCAAACATTCCATATTTTTTAACATCATTTATTACCATTGTAGAGCTTCTATAACTTACTAACTCATGCAATTTTCACTGTTCTCAAGCGTTAGTAAATT
This sequence is a window from Mycoplasmopsis agalactiae PG2. Protein-coding genes within it:
- a CDS encoding restriction endonuclease subunit S gives rise to the protein MSEKLLVPKIRFKEFTNAWEQWKLHELVSYRSSTMVINDVKKYGMFDVYDPNKAVGKTNKRPIEVSYISIVKDGDAGRIRLLPKNIIILSTMGALIAREPYKIDFIYHLLTSYNDLSKERNGSIIPHIYFRDYGHNIYNIPEGNEQSKISSLFSILDSLITLHQRKLNSLKNIKNTLLEKMFV
- a CDS encoding DEAD/DEAH box helicase family protein, with protein sequence MQFNSEKDFEDAVVQCLQECGWKGFPDKFSSSKKYNVILDNVTEDDLIENWKNILFENNKDVLNGIELSDEEMQQIIQKVQNCQNPVDINTLINGEYIGIIRTNKLDLVMFNKEVQLKIFKRRDINAGESIYQIARQVRTDVLEDSKQRRGDVMLLINGMPLIHIELKNRGEELIRAITQIKNYTKLGLYKRGIFKLIQITAAMKPNEIMYMPRANDSEQIVTEKFLKWTDENNKLINDWKEIIDKVFRIPRAHRMIADFTIADAADNTLKVLRSYQIHAVEKIQEKFFTNKVCKDTGSKRSLKGGYVWHTTGSGKTLTSFKLATLLLEWNQADIVVFVVDRIELGTQTKNAFKNFNSSGKIEVSEADGTYDLVKKNYQLLLNQWNKNWLLRLFKNSLTLIKIRMLSS